One segment of Balaenoptera ricei isolate mBalRic1 chromosome 8, mBalRic1.hap2, whole genome shotgun sequence DNA contains the following:
- the NAT10 gene encoding RNA cytidine acetyltransferase has translation MHRKKVDNRIRILIENGVAERQRSLFVVVGDRGKDQVVILHHMLSRATVKARPSVLWCYKKELGFSSHRKKRMRQLQKKIKSGTLNIKQDDPFELFVAATNIRYCYYNETHKILGNTFGMCVLQDFEALTPNLLARTVETVEGGGLVVILLRTMNSLKQLYTMTMDVHSRYRTEAHQDVVGRFNERFILSLASCKKCLAIDDQLNILPISSHAASIEALPPQTPEESLGPSDLELKELKESLQDTQPVGVLVDCCKTLDQAKAVLKFIEGISEKTLRSTVVLTAARGRGKSAALGLAIAGAVAFGYSNIFVTSPSPDNLHTLFEFVFKGFDALQYQEHLDYEIIQSLNPEFNKAVIRVNIFREHRQTIQYIHPADAVKLGQAELVVIDEAAAIPLPLVKSLLGPYLVFMASTINGYEGTGRSLSLKLIQQLRQQSAQSQVSTTAENKTTTTARLASARTLHEVSLHESIRYAPGDAVEKWLNDLLCLDCLNITRIISGCPLPEACELYYVNRDTLFCYHKASEVFLQRLMALYVASHYKNSPSDLQMLSDAPAHHLFCLLPPVPPTQNALPEVLAVIQVCLEGEISRQSILNSLSRGKKASGDLIPWTVSEQFQDPDFGGLSGGRVVRIAVHPDYQAMGYGSRALQLLQMYYEGRFPCLEEKVLEPSQEIHTVSSEAVSLLEEVVTPRKDLPPLLLKLNERPAEHLDYLGVSYGLTPRLLKFWKRAGFVPVYLRQTPNDLTGEHSCIMLKTLMDEDEADQGAWLSAFWKDFRRRFLALLSYQFSTFSPSLALNILQNRNIGKPMQPALCREELQALFLPYDLKRLEMYSRNMVDYHLIMDMIPAISRMYFLNQLGDLALSAAQSALLLGIGLQHKSVDQLEKEIELPSGQLMGLFNRIIRKVVKLFNEVQEKAIEEQMVAVKAVVMEPTMKTLSDDLDEAAKEFQEKHKKEVGKLKNLDLAQYIIRGDDEEWNEVLNKAGQNASVVSLKSDKKRKLEAKPEPKQNKKLKKNRDVKNKKDTKLKWKK, from the exons ATGCATCGGAAGAAAGTGGATAACCGAATCCGGATTCTCATTGAGAATGGGGTAGCTGAGCGGCAGAGGTCTCTCTTTGTCGTGGTCGGAGATCGAGGAAAGGATCAG GTGGTCATACTCCATCACATGTTGTCCAGAGCAACTGTGAAGGCTCGGCCTTCTGTGCTGTGGTGTTACAAGAAAGAGCTGGGGTTTAGCAG TCATCGGAAGAAAAGAATGCGACagctgcagaaaaaaataaagagcggGACGCTGAACATAAAGCAAGATGACCCCTTTGAACTCTTCGTAGCTGCCACAAACATTCGCTACTGCTACTACAATGAGACCCACAAGATCCTGGGCAATACGTTTGGCATGTGTGTTCTCCAG GATTTTGAAGCTTTGACTCCAAACTTGCTGGCCAGGACTGTAGAAACAGTGGAAGGTGGTGGGTTGGTGGTTATCCTCCTACGGACCATGAACTCACTCAAGCAGTTGTACACGATGACCATG GACGTGCATTCAAGATACAGGACGGAGGCCCATCAGGATGTGGTGGGAAGATTTAATGAGAG GTTTATTCTTTCCCTGGCCTCGTGTAAGAAGTGTCTTGCCATCGATGACCAGCTCAACATCCTGCCCATCTCCTCCCATGCCGCCAGCATTGAGGCCCTACCTCCCCAGACCCCG GAGGAGAGTCTTGGGCCTTCTGATCTGGAGCTGAAGGAGCTGAAGGAGAGCTTGCAGGACACCCAGCCTGTGGGCGTGTTGGTGGACTGCTGCAAGACCCTAGACCAG GCCAAAGCTGTCTTGAAATTCATTGAGGGGATCTCGGAAAAGACCCTGAGGAGTACTGTTGTGCTCACAGCTGCCCGAGGAAGGGGAAAATCTGCAGCCCTGGGATTGGCTATTGCTGGGGCGGTGGCTTTTGG GTACTCCAATATCTTTGTTACCTCTCCGAGCCCGGATAACCTCCACACTCTGTTTGAATTTGTATTTAAAGGATTTGATGCTCTGCAGTATCAG GAGCATCTGGATTATGAGATCATTCAGTCTCTAAATCCTGAATTTAACAAAGCAGTGATCAGAGTGAACATATTCCGGGAACACAGACAGACCATTCAG TATATACATCCTGCAGATGCTGTGAAACTGGGCCAGGCTGAACTTGTTGTGATCGATGAAGCTGctgccatccccctccccctggtGAAGAGCCTTCTGGGCCCCTACCTTGTGTTCATGGCATCCACCATCAACGG CTACGAGGGCACTGGCCGGTCTCTGTCCCTCAAGCTAATTCAGCAGCTCCGTCAACAGAGTGCCCAGAGCCAGGTCAGCACCACCGCTGAGAACAAGACCACGACGACCGCCAGACTGGCATCAG CGCGAACCCTGCATGAGGTTTCCCTGCACGAGTCGATCCGATACGCCCCTGGGGACGCAGTAGAGAAGTGGCTGAACGACCTGCTGTGCCTGGATTGCCTCAACATCACTCGGATCATCTCTGGCTGCCCCTTGCCTGAAGCCTGTGAGCT CTACTATGTTAATAGAGATACGCTCTTTTGCTACCACAAAGCCTCTGAGGTTTTCCTCCAACGGCTTATGGCCCTCTACGTGGCTTCTCATTACAAG AACTCTCCCAGCGATCTCCAGATGCTTTCTGATGCACCTGCTCACCACCTcttctgcctcctgcctcccGTGCCCCCCACCCAGAATGCCCTTCCTGAAGTGCTTGCTGTCATCCAG GTGTGCCTCGAGGGGGAGATTTCTCGCCAGTCCATCTTGAACAGCCTGTCTCGAGGCAAGAAGGCTTCGGGGGACCTGATTCCATGGACAGTGTCGGAACAG TTCCAAGACCCAGACTTTGGCGGCCTTTCGGGTGGAAGAGTGGTTCGCATTGCTGTTCACCCGGATTATCAAGCG ATGGGCTATGGCAGCCGAGCCCTGCAGCTGCTGCAGATGTACTATGAGGGCAGATTCCCTTGTCTCGAGGAAAAGGTCCTGGAGCCCTCACAAGAAATTCACACTGTCAGCAGTGAG GCTGTCAGCTTGCTGGAAGAGGTCGTCACTCCCCGGAAGGACCTGCCTCCCTTACTGCTCAAACTGAACGAGAGGCCTGCCGAGCACCTGGACTACCTGGGGGTGTCCTACGGCTTGACCCCCAGGCTCCTCAA GTTCTGGAAACGAGCTGGCTTTGTTCCTGTTTATCTGAGACAGACCCCG AATGACCTGACCGGAGAACACTCGTGCATCATGCTGAAGACGTTGATGGACGAGGATGAGGCCGACCAGGGCGCCTGGCTCTCTGCCTTTTGGAAAG ATTTCCGAAGGCGATTCCTAGCCCTGCTGTCCTACCAGTTCAgcaccttctctccttccctggctCTGAACATCCTTCAGAACAGGAACATCGGGAAACCCATGCAGCCGG CCCTGTGCCGGGAGGAGCTGCAAGCACTCTTCCTCCCCTATGACCTCAAGAGGCTGGAGATGTATTCACGGAACATGGTTGACTATCACCTCATCATGGACATGATCCCGGCCATCTCCCGGATGTATTTCCTGAACCAGCTGGGGGACCTGGCCCTGTCTGCTGCCCAGTCG GCTCTTCTCTTGGGGATTGGCCTGCAGCACAAGTCTGTGGACCAGCTGGAAAAGGAGATCGAGCTGCCCTCAGGCCAGTTGATGGGACTTTTCAACCGGATCATCCGCAAGGTTGTGAAG CTGTTTAATGAAGTGCAGGAGAAGGCCATCGAGGAGCAAAtggtggcagtgaaggccgtggTTATGGAGCCGACGATGAAGACGCTGAGTGACGACCTG GATGAAGCAGCAAAGGAGTTCCAGGAGAAACACAAGAAAGAAGTGGGGAAGCTGAAGAACCTGGACCTCGCTCA atacatAATCCGTGGGGACGATGAAGAATGGAATGAAGTTTTGAACAAAGCTGGGCAGAATGCCTCAGTTGTCAGCCTGAAAAG